From the genome of Gemmatimonadota bacterium, one region includes:
- the gnd gene encoding decarboxylating 6-phosphogluconate dehydrogenase — MQLGMVGLGRMGGNMTRRLLRGGHEVVVYDHSSEAVGLAEQAGASGASTLHGLVTALRPPRSVWVMVPAGDATERAVDELSGLLSPGDTVIDGGNTYFKDDVARAERLSARGLHYVDVGTSGGVWGLERGYCMTIGGPAEIVERLDPLFDTLAPGPGPDTGQGSGQDAGQDAGAASDPTGAPDSTGTPPSTARRGYVHVGPAGAGHFVKMIHNGIEYGMMQAFAEGLEILRESGSDRVDPRHRYDLDLHDIAEVWRHGSVVSSWLLDLLEIALREDRDLSAYSGYVQDSGEGRWTVQTAIEEDVPAHVLTASLFTRFQSRQEQSYAMRVLSALRHQFGGHVEQQKTGGGP; from the coding sequence ATGCAACTGGGCATGGTCGGACTTGGCCGGATGGGCGGCAACATGACGCGGCGGCTGTTGCGCGGCGGTCACGAAGTCGTCGTGTACGACCACAGCAGCGAAGCGGTCGGCCTGGCGGAGCAAGCCGGCGCCTCGGGCGCTTCGACGCTCCACGGTCTCGTAACCGCGCTCCGCCCGCCGCGGTCGGTCTGGGTCATGGTCCCGGCCGGCGACGCCACGGAACGGGCCGTCGACGAACTGTCCGGACTGTTGTCTCCGGGCGATACCGTCATCGACGGCGGGAACACCTACTTCAAAGACGACGTGGCCCGCGCGGAGCGGCTGTCCGCCAGGGGCCTGCACTATGTCGACGTGGGTACGAGCGGCGGCGTCTGGGGTCTCGAGCGGGGGTATTGCATGACTATCGGGGGACCTGCGGAGATCGTCGAGCGTCTCGACCCGCTGTTCGATACGCTGGCGCCCGGCCCCGGACCGGACACCGGGCAAGGTTCCGGACAGGACGCCGGGCAGGACGCCGGCGCCGCGTCGGATCCAACCGGCGCACCGGATTCTACCGGCACGCCCCCATCCACGGCCCGCAGGGGCTACGTGCACGTGGGACCTGCCGGCGCCGGGCACTTCGTCAAGATGATCCACAACGGTATCGAATACGGCATGATGCAGGCCTTTGCCGAGGGGCTGGAAATCCTGCGCGAGTCGGGTTCCGACCGCGTGGACCCGCGCCATCGGTACGATCTGGACCTGCACGACATCGCCGAAGTCTGGCGCCACGGAAGCGTGGTCAGTTCCTGGCTGCTCGACCTCCTGGAGATCGCGTTGCGGGAAGACCGTGACCTGTCCGCTTACTCCGGTTACGTGCAGGACTCCGGGGAGGGCCGGTGGACGGTGCAGACGGCCATCGAGGAAGACGTGCCCGCCCACGTGCTCACGGCTTCGCTCTTCACGCGGTTCCAGTCGCGGCAGGAGCAATCCTACGCCATGCGGGTGCTTTCCGCCCTGCGCCACCAGTTCGGCGGCCACGTGGAGCAGCAGAAAACCGGGGGAGGGCCATGA
- a CDS encoding DUF420 domain-containing protein gives MLEITDLPLVNACLNTTSAAFLVAGYINIRKRNIAAHRTCMLGAVAASVLFLTTYLIYHFNHGSTPFTGEGWTRYVYFTILISHTILATAIVPMVVLTLRHALKGRFERHAPLARWTLPIWLYVSVTGVLVYLMLYQWQG, from the coding sequence ATGCTGGAGATCACAGACCTGCCCCTGGTGAACGCCTGCCTGAATACAACCAGTGCGGCTTTTCTGGTCGCGGGCTACATCAACATCCGGAAACGTAACATCGCCGCGCACAGGACGTGCATGCTGGGTGCGGTCGCCGCGTCCGTACTGTTTCTCACCACCTATCTGATTTACCATTTCAACCACGGAAGCACGCCCTTCACCGGCGAGGGATGGACCCGTTACGTCTATTTCACCATCCTCATCAGCCACACGATCCTGGCCACGGCCATCGTGCCCATGGTCGTGCTGACGCTGCGCCACGCGCTGAAGGGGCGTTTCGAACGCCATGCGCCGCTGGCCCGTTGGACCCTGCCGATCTGGCTGTACGTGTCCGTTACCGGTGTGCTGGTGTACCTGATGCTGTACCAATGGCAAGGTTAG
- a CDS encoding YHYH domain-containing protein — protein MYSILRNIARASACVSASRVTCKTRMTWVTCMLLVLCQVSFAVVAEAHGGRKDKHGGHNNRSQGNYHFHEGPLAGRTFDSKAEALEALAGLTEGDHAAHRTAPTAPTAPGKIHPELGVVVAPDVRHTAYERSDYSYPVSIEQQIVVRQGGVFSPYSMRCFSDVGATDIEHIVANSEAHDSGMGLRTRAERQQYASDLDNLTLAAPRLNRYEKRDKDPANWLPENNRCWYVGKYLEIKRKYGLSMDQAEADAVLAVYRSCTSFEVKRPTCSRE, from the coding sequence ATGTATTCGATTCTACGAAATATCGCCCGTGCTTCCGCTTGTGTCAGTGCATCGCGCGTAACTTGCAAGACCCGGATGACGTGGGTTACCTGCATGCTGTTGGTGCTGTGCCAGGTATCGTTTGCCGTTGTCGCAGAAGCCCACGGAGGGCGTAAAGACAAACATGGCGGCCATAACAACCGCAGCCAGGGCAATTACCATTTTCATGAAGGACCACTCGCCGGCAGGACCTTCGACTCCAAGGCCGAAGCGCTCGAAGCGCTGGCCGGTCTGACGGAAGGAGACCACGCCGCTCACCGGACAGCACCAACAGCGCCAACGGCACCAGGGAAGATACATCCCGAGCTGGGTGTTGTCGTCGCGCCCGATGTACGACATACAGCGTACGAACGAAGCGATTATTCCTATCCGGTGTCCATCGAACAGCAGATCGTAGTACGGCAAGGTGGTGTTTTCTCACCCTATTCGATGCGTTGTTTCAGCGATGTGGGGGCAACAGATATCGAGCACATCGTGGCCAACTCAGAAGCCCACGACAGTGGAATGGGGTTGAGGACGCGAGCGGAACGACAGCAGTACGCATCGGACCTGGACAACCTGACACTGGCGGCGCCTCGACTGAATCGTTACGAGAAAAGGGACAAGGATCCCGCAAACTGGTTGCCGGAGAACAACCGATGCTGGTACGTGGGGAAATACCTGGAAATAAAGCGGAAATACGGCTTGTCCATGGATCAGGCCGAAGCCGACGCCGTGCTCGCCGTATACCGGTCCTGTACTTCTTTTGAAGTCAAGCGTCCAACCTGTTCACGTGAGTAA
- the tal gene encoding transaldolase: MANPLLQLERHGQSFWLDSISRELMYSGRLRKLIEEDGLKGMTSNPAIFEKAIAGSTDYDADIERLAAASRTALEIYEALAISDIREAADHLAGVYEATGGADGFVSLEVSPELADDTAGTIEEARRLWKAVDRPNVMIKVPATEAGVPAVRQLIGEGLNINVTLMFSRAVYEAVADAYISGLEDRLAAGGDISGIASVSSFFISRIDTLVDTLLAERAERAGDPGVRAAILDLTGKTAIANGKTTYQRYKTIFASQRWSALAERGARKQRLLWASTSTKNPDYRDVLYVEELIGENTINTLPDETLGAFRDHGRLADTLEADIDEARSIMAGVEKTGISMERVAEQLVEEGVRKFVDPFVKLIGAIERKRPQPVRLA; encoded by the coding sequence ATGGCAAATCCGCTTCTCCAGCTCGAACGTCACGGCCAGAGTTTCTGGCTGGACAGCATCAGCCGGGAACTGATGTACTCCGGCCGGTTGAGGAAACTGATCGAGGAAGACGGCCTGAAAGGCATGACCTCGAACCCGGCCATCTTCGAGAAGGCCATCGCGGGAAGTACGGACTACGACGCCGATATCGAGCGGCTTGCGGCGGCGAGCCGGACCGCCCTTGAGATCTACGAGGCCCTGGCCATATCGGACATCCGGGAAGCTGCCGACCACCTGGCCGGCGTATACGAAGCGACCGGCGGCGCCGACGGCTTCGTGAGCCTGGAAGTGTCCCCGGAACTGGCGGACGACACCGCGGGTACGATCGAGGAGGCCAGGCGGCTGTGGAAGGCCGTGGACCGCCCGAACGTCATGATCAAGGTGCCGGCTACGGAGGCCGGCGTACCGGCCGTGCGTCAACTGATCGGCGAGGGGTTGAACATCAACGTGACGCTGATGTTCTCGCGGGCAGTTTACGAGGCCGTGGCCGACGCCTATATCAGCGGGTTGGAGGACCGTCTTGCCGCGGGCGGAGACATCAGCGGCATAGCGAGCGTATCCAGCTTCTTCATCAGCCGAATCGACACACTCGTCGACACGTTGCTGGCCGAACGGGCGGAACGGGCCGGCGATCCCGGTGTACGTGCCGCGATCCTGGACCTGACCGGCAAGACCGCCATCGCAAACGGCAAGACGACCTACCAGCGGTACAAGACGATTTTCGCGTCACAGCGCTGGTCCGCGCTGGCCGAACGGGGCGCGAGGAAGCAGCGGCTGCTGTGGGCCAGCACGAGCACCAAGAACCCCGATTACCGGGACGTGCTGTACGTCGAGGAACTGATCGGGGAGAACACCATCAATACCCTGCCCGATGAAACGCTCGGTGCTTTCCGCGATCACGGGCGCCTGGCCGATACACTCGAGGCCGATATTGACGAAGCCCGGTCGATCATGGCCGGTGTGGAGAAAACCGGGATTTCGATGGAGCGGGTCGCGGAGCAACTCGTCGAAGAAGGGGTGCGGAAATTCGTGGATCCCTTCGTGAAGCTGATCGGCGCCATCGAACGGAAACGGCCGCAGCCGGTCCGCCTTGCGTGA
- the rpe gene encoding ribulose-phosphate 3-epimerase, with protein MIQIAPSILSADFTRLADEVRTVERAGADRIHIDVMDGRFVPNISMGPFIVEAIDSLTELPLEAHLMIEEPDRYIDAFMEAGADVIIVHQENTAHLHRVVQSVRERGKQAGVALNPATPAQALDGIIDELDLVLVMSVNPGFSGQRFIPSVLPKIREIRRTLTDREIACDLEVDGGVNADTAPDVVSAGANVLVAATAVFKHPDGAAEGIRTLRG; from the coding sequence ATGATCCAGATCGCTCCATCCATCCTGTCGGCGGATTTCACCCGCCTGGCCGATGAGGTGCGGACCGTGGAGCGCGCGGGCGCGGACCGGATTCACATCGACGTCATGGACGGCCGGTTCGTCCCGAATATCTCCATGGGACCCTTTATCGTGGAGGCCATCGACTCGCTGACGGAGCTGCCGCTGGAAGCCCACCTGATGATCGAGGAACCTGACCGGTACATCGACGCCTTCATGGAAGCCGGGGCCGACGTGATCATCGTGCACCAGGAGAATACGGCCCACCTGCACCGCGTGGTTCAGTCTGTCCGGGAGCGTGGCAAACAGGCCGGGGTCGCCCTGAACCCGGCCACGCCCGCCCAGGCCCTCGACGGGATCATCGACGAACTCGATCTCGTCCTGGTCATGTCCGTCAACCCGGGGTTTTCGGGACAGCGGTTCATCCCGTCCGTCCTGCCGAAGATCCGTGAGATTCGAAGGACCCTGACGGACCGGGAGATCGCGTGCGACCTGGAGGTGGACGGCGGCGTGAACGCCGATACCGCGCCGGACGTGGTGTCGGCGGGTGCGAACGTCCTGGTGGCCGCCACGGCCGTGTTCAAGCATCCGGACGGCGCCGCCGAAGGCATCAGGACGCTGCGCGGCTAA
- a CDS encoding NADPH:quinone reductase — MEAIRIHEFGGPEVMNVETGTDLQAGPGQILVDIRAAGVNPVDTYIRAGTYAMKPDLPFTPGMDGAGTVAEVGDDAAHVSVGDRVYLAGTLTGSYASQALCSPDQVYPLPGNVSFMQGAGIYVPYATAWRGLFQRAGGKPGETVLVHGASGGVGIAAVQMARAAGMTVIGTAGSEQGAALVEEQGAHHVVDHNVPGYTDKIMELTGGLGVEVIMEMLANVNLDKDLNMLAYGGRVVVIGNRGVIEINPRDAMARDASILGMVLLLASPEDLVGIHAGLYAGLQNGTLKPVVGKEFPLEDAAQGHTAVMEPGAYGKIVLIP; from the coding sequence ATGGAAGCGATACGCATTCACGAATTCGGCGGTCCCGAGGTAATGAATGTCGAAACCGGCACGGATCTGCAGGCTGGCCCCGGACAGATCCTGGTCGACATACGGGCCGCCGGCGTGAACCCGGTCGACACCTATATCCGGGCGGGCACCTATGCCATGAAACCCGACCTTCCCTTCACGCCGGGCATGGACGGCGCCGGAACGGTAGCCGAAGTGGGCGACGACGCGGCCCATGTTTCCGTCGGAGACCGGGTGTACCTGGCCGGTACTCTTACCGGTTCCTATGCGTCGCAGGCCCTGTGCTCGCCCGACCAGGTGTATCCACTGCCAGGCAATGTTTCCTTCATGCAGGGCGCGGGGATCTACGTCCCCTACGCGACGGCGTGGCGAGGGCTGTTCCAGCGCGCCGGGGGAAAGCCGGGCGAGACCGTCCTGGTGCACGGCGCGAGCGGAGGCGTAGGGATCGCGGCCGTACAGATGGCCCGGGCCGCGGGCATGACCGTCATCGGTACCGCCGGATCTGAACAGGGCGCCGCGCTGGTGGAGGAACAGGGCGCCCATCACGTGGTGGACCACAACGTTCCCGGCTATACGGACAAGATCATGGAACTCACCGGCGGCCTGGGGGTCGAAGTGATCATGGAAATGCTGGCCAACGTCAACCTGGACAAGGACCTGAACATGCTGGCCTATGGCGGCCGGGTCGTGGTCATCGGCAACCGGGGCGTCATCGAAATCAATCCGCGGGACGCCATGGCGCGGGACGCCAGTATCCTCGGCATGGTCCTGCTGCTGGCGTCTCCTGAGGATCTGGTCGGTATCCACGCCGGATTGTACGCCGGACTGCAAAACGGTACGCTCAAGCCGGTGGTCGGTAAGGAATTCCCGCTCGAAGACGCGGCGCAGGGCCATACCGCCGTCATGGAACCCGGCGCCTATGGCAAGATCGTACTGATCCCCTGA
- a CDS encoding M20/M25/M40 family metallo-hydrolase encodes MDWNAMGREAVQLLGEYLRIDTTNPPGNEDRATAFLSRILSEEGIDCQVYESAPGRSNLYARLEGDGSKRAVVLLSHSDVVPADRRYWSVDPFGGEVRDGYIWGRGALDMKNLGIAELVVFLALHRNRFPLKRDVIFLVTADEEAGGSAGARWITRNRPELVSDAEFLINESGKGRLENGRAVYSIDITEKSPCWVRLVARGEPGHGSRPKPHSAVNRLIRALSAIMAYTPPIKVTDAAERYFEGIAHLQKDGYRRRFANIRESVRDRRFLADLLRNQHHAAILRNTISITMLQGSDKINIIPQAATAELDCRLLPGEKPEDFVQELKQVVGDDGIEIETILNFGNTSSPFDSSLVEAVREVVSRHHDRAEVVPNILSGFTDSHYFRDLGIHCYGFMPFLLIDEELRRIHGNDERISLENMERGPRILYEVIEKLCG; translated from the coding sequence TTGGACTGGAACGCGATGGGACGGGAAGCCGTACAACTGCTGGGCGAGTACCTGCGCATCGACACGACGAATCCCCCCGGGAACGAGGATCGCGCGACCGCCTTTCTCAGCCGCATCCTCTCCGAAGAAGGCATCGACTGCCAGGTTTACGAGTCCGCACCGGGACGCTCCAATCTCTACGCGCGGCTGGAAGGGGACGGTTCGAAGCGGGCCGTGGTGCTGCTGAGTCACAGCGACGTGGTTCCCGCCGACCGCCGTTACTGGTCCGTCGACCCCTTCGGCGGCGAGGTCAGGGACGGCTACATATGGGGTCGCGGCGCCCTCGACATGAAGAACCTGGGCATCGCGGAGCTTGTGGTCTTCCTCGCGCTGCACCGGAACCGCTTTCCATTGAAGCGGGACGTGATCTTTCTCGTCACCGCCGACGAAGAGGCCGGCGGATCGGCCGGCGCCCGGTGGATTACACGGAACCGCCCGGAACTCGTCTCTGACGCGGAATTCCTGATCAACGAGAGCGGCAAGGGACGCCTGGAGAACGGCAGGGCCGTCTATTCCATCGACATCACCGAGAAGTCGCCCTGCTGGGTCCGGCTGGTCGCCCGCGGCGAGCCCGGTCACGGCTCTCGCCCCAAGCCTCATTCCGCCGTTAACCGGCTCATCCGCGCCTTGAGCGCTATCATGGCCTACACGCCTCCGATCAAGGTGACAGACGCGGCCGAACGGTACTTCGAAGGCATTGCCCACCTGCAGAAAGACGGATACCGCCGGCGATTCGCGAATATCCGGGAGTCCGTCCGGGACCGCCGTTTCCTGGCGGACCTGCTCCGCAATCAGCATCACGCCGCGATTCTGCGTAATACCATCTCGATAACCATGTTGCAGGGCAGCGATAAAATCAATATCATACCTCAGGCTGCGACGGCCGAACTGGACTGCCGGCTGCTTCCGGGGGAAAAGCCCGAAGATTTCGTCCAGGAGCTGAAACAGGTGGTCGGCGACGACGGGATCGAGATAGAGACCATACTGAACTTCGGGAACACGTCGTCGCCCTTCGATTCGTCCCTGGTCGAGGCGGTGCGCGAGGTCGTTTCCAGGCACCACGATCGCGCGGAGGTCGTGCCGAACATTCTGTCCGGCTTCACGGACAGCCACTACTTCCGCGACCTGGGGATCCACTGCTATGGCTTCATGCCCTTTCTGTTAATCGACGAAGAGCTCAGACGTATCCACGGCAACGACGAACGGATCTCCCTGGAGAACATGGAACGGGGTCCGAGGATTCTCTACGAAGTCATCGAAAAACTCTGCGGCTGA
- a CDS encoding ECF transporter S component, whose amino-acid sequence MAAVPVRKLTLAALSIALVTLATFVIRIPNPATQGYINLGDGLLFTLALVFGWRIGGLAGGVGSALADALGGYFIWAPWTLVIKGIEGILVGSIAFWGTGGGHHPGRFAAFAAVLIGGAWMVTGYYLAGSVLFGGIAALTEIPGNLVQGGVAVVVALPLSVLLRNALKRSDYGPLAPR is encoded by the coding sequence ATGGCCGCTGTTCCGGTACGCAAGTTGACGCTGGCCGCGCTCTCGATCGCGCTTGTGACGCTGGCGACCTTTGTCATACGCATCCCCAATCCGGCCACGCAGGGATACATCAATCTCGGCGATGGGCTGCTGTTCACCCTCGCCCTCGTCTTCGGATGGCGCATCGGCGGTCTCGCGGGCGGGGTCGGTTCCGCCCTGGCCGACGCGCTGGGCGGCTACTTCATCTGGGCGCCCTGGACGCTCGTCATCAAGGGGATCGAGGGGATCCTGGTCGGATCGATCGCGTTCTGGGGCACCGGGGGCGGTCACCATCCCGGCCGGTTCGCGGCCTTCGCAGCCGTGCTGATTGGCGGCGCCTGGATGGTTACCGGTTACTACCTGGCCGGGTCGGTCCTGTTCGGCGGCATCGCCGCGCTGACGGAGATACCGGGCAACCTGGTGCAGGGCGGCGTGGCGGTCGTGGTGGCCCTGCCCCTGTCCGTCCTGTTGAGAAACGCCTTGAAACGGAGTGATTATGGACCTCTCGCACCTCGATGA
- the moaC gene encoding cyclic pyranopterin monophosphate synthase MoaC: MDLSHLDEKGRVRMVDVTEKPVTERRAVAYGEVRSATETIRKISADEMGKGDVLTTAKIAGISAAKKTGDLIPMCHPIPLTHVEIDITLNEDAGRIGLLATAVASGKTGVEMEALTAVSVAALTLYDMCKAVDRTMEIASILLVEKEGGRSGAFRRPGWERPG; this comes from the coding sequence ATGGACCTCTCGCACCTCGATGAAAAAGGACGCGTCCGCATGGTGGACGTGACGGAGAAACCGGTTACGGAAAGGCGCGCGGTGGCCTACGGGGAAGTCCGATCCGCGACGGAGACGATCCGGAAGATCTCCGCCGACGAGATGGGCAAAGGGGACGTGCTGACCACGGCGAAGATCGCGGGCATCTCGGCGGCCAAGAAGACGGGCGACCTCATCCCCATGTGTCACCCCATTCCATTGACCCACGTGGAGATCGACATCACCCTGAACGAGGACGCGGGCAGGATCGGCCTCCTGGCCACGGCCGTCGCGTCCGGCAAGACCGGCGTCGAAATGGAGGCCCTGACGGCCGTCTCCGTGGCTGCCCTGACCCTCTACGACATGTGCAAGGCCGTGGACCGGACCATGGAGATCGCATCCATCCTGCTCGTGGAGAAGGAGGGCGGGAGGTCCGGGGCGTTCAGGCGGCCCGGGTGGGAACGTCCGGGGTAG
- a CDS encoding ROK family protein, translating to MSQPDRNAPYLLGHDIGGTKLAVTVADRNGKILHKIRRPTEAERGPRAVVASLVDMSREAMARAGLAPEDLAGVGVSCGGPLDTETGVVYAPPNLPGWDEVPLKAWLESALSLPVFVENDANASALAEWSFGAGRGCRHMVYMTMSTGIGGGIILDGRLYRGPNDTAGEVGHMTIVENGPPCGCGKRGCLEALCSGPSIARRAREKAQAEPGSRMVDLAGGDPARITAETVMDAARQDDPAAREIVDETARYMAVGLGNIVNILNPEVIVIGTILVKSQDLLLEPIRAYLRRETWPRVYDTVQVLPAGLGDEVGDLAAIAVIRQAVQSEGSM from the coding sequence ATGTCCCAGCCAGATCGGAACGCCCCGTACCTCCTGGGTCATGACATCGGCGGCACCAAGCTCGCCGTGACCGTCGCCGACCGGAACGGGAAGATCCTGCACAAGATCCGGCGGCCGACCGAAGCCGAAAGGGGCCCGCGGGCCGTGGTGGCGTCACTGGTGGACATGTCCCGCGAAGCCATGGCGCGCGCCGGGCTCGCCCCGGAGGACCTGGCCGGTGTCGGCGTCAGCTGCGGCGGTCCCCTGGATACGGAAACCGGGGTGGTCTACGCGCCGCCCAATCTGCCGGGCTGGGACGAGGTCCCGCTGAAGGCGTGGTTGGAAAGCGCGCTTTCGCTGCCGGTTTTCGTCGAGAACGATGCCAACGCCAGTGCCCTGGCGGAGTGGTCCTTCGGGGCCGGCCGGGGATGCCGGCACATGGTGTACATGACCATGAGCACCGGTATCGGCGGCGGGATCATACTCGATGGCCGGCTTTACCGCGGTCCCAACGACACGGCCGGCGAAGTGGGGCACATGACCATCGTCGAAAACGGTCCGCCCTGCGGTTGCGGTAAGCGCGGCTGCCTGGAAGCCCTGTGTTCGGGGCCATCGATCGCCAGGCGGGCCCGGGAGAAGGCACAGGCGGAACCCGGCTCGCGCATGGTCGACCTGGCCGGCGGCGACCCGGCACGCATCACGGCGGAGACGGTCATGGACGCGGCCAGGCAGGATGATCCCGCCGCCCGGGAAATCGTGGACGAGACGGCGCGTTACATGGCTGTCGGACTGGGGAACATCGTGAATATCCTGAACCCGGAGGTCATCGTCATCGGCACCATCCTGGTCAAGTCGCAGGACCTGTTACTGGAACCCATCCGCGCGTACCTCCGGCGCGAAACATGGCCGCGTGTTTATGACACGGTGCAGGTTTTACCCGCAGGACTGGGAGACGAAGTGGGCGATCTCGCCGCCATTGCCGTGATCCGGCAGGCGGTTCAATCCGAAGGGAGCATGTAG
- the cyoE gene encoding heme o synthase, with the protein MKDFIALTKPGLVIMLVLTTCVGFYLGSDGPVDWMRLLHTLAGTALAAGGTLALNQFMERDRDAMMHRTRKRPLPAGKLRPAQALGFGAAITAAGLLYLALLINVLSCVVTALITATYLFLYTPLKHRTTLSTVFGAVPGALPPVTGWAAARNELGLEAGVLFAILFLWQMPHALALAWLFREDYARAGFQLLPAVDPDGRFTSVQILINCLALTAFSLVPTILGISGVVYFYAALAAGLGLLAFAIHLTATRTLASARNLFIASLVFLLVQFSVMAYDKV; encoded by the coding sequence ATGAAGGACTTCATCGCCCTTACCAAGCCCGGCCTGGTCATCATGCTGGTGCTGACCACCTGCGTCGGGTTCTACCTGGGGTCCGACGGACCGGTGGACTGGATGCGCCTGCTGCACACGCTGGCCGGGACCGCCCTGGCGGCAGGGGGCACGCTCGCCCTGAACCAGTTCATGGAGCGAGACCGGGACGCCATGATGCACCGGACCCGGAAGCGTCCGCTCCCCGCCGGAAAGCTGCGGCCCGCGCAGGCCCTCGGGTTCGGCGCGGCCATCACGGCGGCGGGCCTTTTGTACCTGGCGCTGTTGATTAACGTCCTGAGCTGCGTGGTCACCGCGCTGATCACCGCCACTTACCTGTTTCTCTACACGCCGCTCAAGCACCGGACCACGCTTTCGACCGTGTTCGGCGCCGTCCCGGGCGCGTTGCCCCCGGTGACCGGCTGGGCGGCCGCCCGAAACGAACTGGGGCTGGAGGCCGGCGTCCTGTTCGCCATCCTCTTTCTCTGGCAGATGCCCCACGCCCTCGCGCTGGCCTGGCTCTTCCGCGAAGACTACGCCCGCGCCGGGTTTCAGCTGCTGCCCGCCGTCGATCCGGACGGCCGGTTCACGAGCGTGCAGATCCTGATCAACTGCCTCGCCCTGACCGCCTTCAGCCTGGTCCCGACCATACTGGGCATATCGGGGGTCGTCTATTTCTACGCGGCGCTCGCGGCCGGACTGGGACTGCTCGCTTTCGCCATCCACCTGACCGCGACCCGGACCCTGGCGTCGGCGAGGAACCTGTTTATCGCGTCGCTGGTGTTCCTGCTGGTCCAGTTCTCCGTGATGGCCTACGACAAGGTGTAA
- a CDS encoding MATE family efflux transporter, whose translation MPDHTADSPKPADNEVPPAQVLRHVWAIAWPVVVASLIDATEGLVDIYFVGFLGPAAISAIGMSRQIVFIVMVMAISITGGTRTLVAQYYGAGRHGDVSRTGQQAILMGTYMAVGLAAISIVLTRPALVLLGAPEEVVTHGIFFLRLYFAGMLFMILNYVMSAIFGGVGDTRTPLKISVIVIIVKCVTSYAFIFGAGIVPALGVAGAAVGMIISRLAGCVIGLAILVRGNDQVRLSRNWRIKPDWNIMSRMLDIGLPSGASGFFRNGARVLLYRVISGVSRPTAAIAALTVGFQIRLFAIMPALAFSVAANSLVGQRLGGRQIRSAEQYGGQTILLCMIVIGAGSAMIWIFAQGIAAVFTADETVLGISSVMLRFFAIAQIFSALSIVASGVLAGGGETRPSLYYTLFSQWGIMLVFSYVLAFPLGLDVTGIWIAWLAAAILQGLLTLRRFFKGTWKRAVV comes from the coding sequence ATGCCCGACCATACCGCCGATTCCCCGAAACCGGCTGACAACGAGGTCCCGCCTGCCCAGGTCCTCCGTCACGTCTGGGCCATTGCCTGGCCCGTCGTTGTCGCATCGCTGATCGACGCCACAGAAGGTCTTGTAGACATCTACTTCGTGGGATTCCTGGGTCCCGCGGCGATTTCCGCCATCGGCATGAGCCGGCAGATCGTATTCATCGTCATGGTCATGGCCATTTCGATCACCGGGGGGACGCGGACGCTGGTGGCCCAGTACTACGGGGCGGGCAGGCACGGCGATGTAAGCCGGACCGGCCAGCAGGCGATCCTGATGGGCACTTACATGGCCGTGGGTCTTGCGGCCATAAGTATCGTGCTCACGCGCCCCGCGCTGGTCCTGCTCGGTGCCCCGGAAGAGGTCGTTACCCATGGCATCTTCTTCCTGAGACTCTACTTCGCCGGCATGCTCTTCATGATTCTCAACTACGTGATGAGCGCCATCTTCGGCGGCGTGGGCGACACCCGCACACCGCTGAAGATCTCCGTCATCGTCATCATTGTGAAATGCGTGACCTCCTACGCGTTCATCTTCGGCGCCGGGATAGTTCCCGCACTCGGCGTGGCCGGCGCGGCCGTGGGCATGATCATCTCCCGGCTGGCGGGATGCGTCATCGGCCTGGCGATCCTGGTCCGGGGCAACGACCAGGTGCGTCTCTCGAGGAACTGGCGTATCAAACCGGACTGGAACATCATGTCGCGCATGCTCGACATCGGCCTGCCCTCCGGTGCGTCCGGCTTCTTCCGCAACGGCGCGCGCGTGCTACTGTACCGCGTCATATCGGGCGTAAGCCGTCCCACGGCCGCCATTGCGGCCCTGACGGTGGGTTTCCAGATACGCCTCTTCGCGATTATGCCCGCCCTGGCCTTCTCGGTCGCGGCGAACTCCCTGGTCGGACAGCGGCTTGGAGGCCGGCAGATCCGGTCGGCCGAGCAATACGGCGGGCAGACGATCCTGCTCTGCATGATCGTGATCGGGGCCGGTTCGGCCATGATCTGGATTTTCGCCCAGGGGATCGCGGCTGTATTCACGGCTGACGAGACGGTCCTGGGCATCAGTTCGGTCATGTTGCGTTTCTTCGCCATCGCCCAGATCTTTTCCGCCCTGTCCATCGTGGCCAGCGGCGTGCTGGCCGGCGGCGGCGAGACCCGTCCGTCCCTGTACTACACGCTCTTCTCCCAGTGGGGCATCATGCTCGTGTTTTCATACGTCCTCGCCTTCCCGCTCGGACTGGACGTAACGGGCATCTGGATCGCCTGGTTGGCCGCAGCCATATTGCAGGGCCTGCTCACGCTCAGGCGCTTCTTCAAGGGGACCTGGAAAAGGGCAGTGGTCTGA